atgacaagttttcttttgtgaagctcttgactgtaaactcataaaacccttcaatttctttttgtagttatCGATGCCTTACGCTCACTGTCCCTTTGTGACAAGACAATTCCGCGTCTGAGGtaaaaatccttctgttttcttggaGTTCTTCTCCGAAAGGTTTATTGCCTTTCACTTTTGTTGTTGAACTTCCTCCGTATTGcctaacatttgtatttgtgtccACAGAGCAATATTTCCCCAAGGTAGCCTGGAACTCCCTCAGGCTGCTGTACTAAGGGaggtctccagctgcttttttggtttttttctcccccagccgattttaagctttttctttaaatccagataCTTCATAGCCACAGGAGATTAGATAAAGATTAAAGGTCTGTGGTAAGAGGAAGTGTAGAacttgagaagaggctgaggtgaCAAACAGCAGTGTATCTTCAAGGCAGTTATTCTGATTTTCGCTTTGACTTCTCTGTACTTTCTACATCTAAAGGTTGTAAACCTTTATATGTGAATTGGTGTGTACTGATAACAAACGCCCTGTGTATAAAAATTGTGATTCTCCTCTGGTGTTTTTGCTGCACCAAAGGGTTGAAGCCTATTCCAAGGAACCTGTGATGACTGACccggaagaaacaaaaggaggaggagaggtttatcCATATGCAACTCTGAGGACTGGTGAGTATCCCCATGATTCAAATCCGTTCCAGTTTGTAGGtagacttcaaatgaaaatagggCATTTCCTATACACTCCCACATGATATTCAAAGTTCACACTGCTTGCCAGAGTTCAAACATCCTAACCGTACAGtcatcatttaaatatatttttttaaatttatccctCAGAAAAGGAGAGCTACGTACATCTGATGGCAATCGaaagttgacttatttttttaatactactgcttttctgtgcaggtatcaaaTTGGTaggtgtttgctgcccagagctgtctcagggagatgttgtgaccaggtagagtctcttttaGTCATGGTTCTTgttcttttggctctgtgcacgtgtctctttccgtgcctgttcttctccccgctttaaagcctagcgctctctttagccgtgcggcactgttgtgtgctgggattGTCCGTGGTTCACCTgagctcgaggggagagaaggaaagaaaggaactgagagggTAGGATGGGTTccagtgaaaggaacattttcttgcctctttttgtggatttaactaccAAGGGAAGTCATTTGACAAAGCTTGTGATACCTACTCTTACCacgctggactgaaagtggagaatactgtgagagtctgttgtaggtctccctcctgaTAAAGGgggtctttggtgacaaggcaaattcttggttttgaggaaggCACGTATAGACAGACAAGGTTACTGTCTGTGtatttgtttgctcttcagagtctgcgtggttttactggtaatcctctccaaatggggacagtcactctcttgactagcctacagaaggcaagtaaatatcctgtaggtgtcccatttttagttccctgtgctggtcttagttcccgtaagctaactgtatgtggctgcaggtagagttgcgggtgttcatgttataccttgcagtataagccctagcacgcagcatttatccccagtagatcccagagcacttgacagaggaagtgctggttgcttccctgttttccaaataatgaaactgatcaagagaaaccaaaggagtcttgcacagggagatgggaaaaaatgtacaaagctccagcgcttccttctatgccagtctggctgctccgaaagaaccgtgctggaagcggagacgatgttgtcacacgggtgcaaccgaggctgtagtcagcaggagccttgaaaaagcatttcttgtccagaaggtgaattcttgagaattccgtgggacagtacaggtccgcagctcactgctctctctctttctctctccctctcctcgcaggggctccccaccagcagaagaaTGTCTGGAACAGGACGGAGCGGTGAAACAAGCTGTTGCAGTTGCAGGGGTAAGCTTGTGTTATTCATGATTTCATGTTTTAGGAAAATGTATCTGGTTGTGATGAGAAATTTTTGCGCTCCTCCCTTTCATTACTTCCTCAACAATATCTGTATTCGTCCAGGTCGTTTTTCCCAAGGGAAGCGGGAGCATGATTTCTTGAGTAGCACGATCACAAAGGGTTTCCAGCTGccgttcattttgtttctggactATGATGAGCGCACTACCctatgctatttttcttcttcccctttgatgTGTTGGGTACAGCCTCAGAGTCTTTACTGCACAGGCTTGgttgacctgcagagctggactgtggtatctttagtggtgtctttttttgtgagatAGGAAGTACGTCTCTTTGACTTTCGTCTCTGGTCAGGATtgagatcaaaataaaattttagtccTGGAAATCAGAGCTATTAATCTCCATCTCAACCTGATACCTACCTGCGGAGGCTTTTCTGGGGTTCTTAACGCTACTCCAAGGCAAACTaacttcctgcctctcttgcCTCCGTTTAGTTTTGAGTGCAGCACTACATGGGTGCGCAGTTGGAATGCAGTCCTCgacaaaaagtaactttggagtTGGCTGGTTAGATGTGTGTACAAAAGCCCTTCCAGTTTTAGGCATGAGCAAGATTCTCTGTGCTATCCCCtagcaaaaaaatctgtgctggattgGTAGCTTAACGtccttttgtctcacaggaaCAGCGTGGAGCTCAGATCGCAGAAGGTGTGTTATGCCAAATACCTCTGGCACCCGCCGAGGCCAAAAAGTCACCCGCCCTTgccatgaaaggaaagaaagtcataAGGCTGAGAAGAATAGGAAAAGACTTTACTCcgctcacagaggtaccgtagctgacaggctgtttgacaaaagagaaggttgtgaaacagctgcaaggaactccatttgttataggtggttcttcaggctttttgaaatctgaagaacttgcatttaagctgttagggagcgtctgcagctgtgacttgaagttcccccaccttcccattctttcaggctcctgacttagctgccttggcatggagaatgcctgctgcggttgccttaaacctcagcgttgcgagggctgcagcatcgcatgggaaaggcgtttgctgtgtgtttgctcgtccctgcgttttatctcagcttccttggtgaaaacaaattgaggcaaacctgggccctgaagttccaagtcaggatgctgaaaccaaccaaccaaccagaaagggcgattgctaacctagccgaaagccggcaaaggcagttgctctgtcacctgagcttcatttccaggccgtgtttgagctgaaagctgcccacaggttggcatACTCAACGCTCTGTTgcacaagtccttccccatttaattgtccatttcaggccatggagagagaggtcgttgccgcattaggcaaaggtgagccagaggagatcatgagcagtgccttcaaCCTAAAGGTGACTCGTGAGGACGTCCACACCCTAAGGAACGGTAGCTGGCTAAACGATGAGGTAaaactagctgcagcacagggatcttctaattgagcatttctttaaaaatacccctTCACCGTGttctttgcaaagttatttgatgacctgcactgcagaggctagaaatctctgtgcagttcttattttaggtactgaagggtccaGTGTtcctggcagttcctttacttgttgTGTTATgcgcttccaggagttagtccaggttcttggagtgggtggcaggtgtttttatcaaGCTGCAGTTTGATAAACAACTGTAACCAAGTgggaaattctcacaacaaaagctgacagctgaggctggagttctctcagctgcgtacttcagggtggccagaaaagagatgtgGCTGTATTTTTCGTTTGGTAAGCTAGCGTCTGATTTTACATCTCCGGTTTACTCTTTGTGGTACAGgtcattaatttctacatgggtcttgtGATGGAGAGAAGTAAGAAGGcaggatatccatcagtccacgcttttagttccttgttttatgaaaaactagCTTCTGGGGGCTACAGGACAGTAAGAAGATTGACCCGACGCGTGGATGTCTTCCAGAAGGACATCATCTTCGTGCCCATTAACTTGAGCTTGCACTGGGCACTAGCGGTGAGTCaaacgggcttgttatttagagttgggtggggagaaaaagctgggaagaaaagtcatgtaggtttgtgcagcacaaggtggtgctttgtctaacagtcacctttgaataacaggtcatagacaccagaaagaagaccaTCAAATACTTTGACTCCCTGGGGCAagaaggaggggacaagatttgtgagactttgctgtaagtaactgctcagtcagtgcttttgtgttgtgaattaggagaaggtttttgggttttgcctCTGTGACAGCGCTGCAAGTTTCcacatgtcttgtagataacaaaccagaaatcctggattcgcttgctgcgagttgtctgacagtgactccttccctAGTCTCACGTCGTCCCCTGCACCCAGCGTCTTggatgcctgggttctgccaccttccccctagagcacagacaaagacatggtagccccgtggcacacgggcaccaaccttgttagtgatcaataaaaTGGGGCTATTGACGAAAGGGAAGAATTTGAGGGCAGAAGTGTTTGAAGATACCGCTGGGTGCTCTTTGTAATTCTGACATTCTCGTTCAAGACAGATACCGTGTagccagcttttgcagctgtgtcAGCTGGCACGCACACCTCTCCAACGTAACGgggacaggttttcctgttgtgcaaGCAGGCGTCCTTagaagtctctgccactgatgcagaGGTAGTCAAACCCCTTAATCCAGCAGCTTTGTAGCCCAAGAGCAAGGAGAGCGGCCCCGCAGAGACAAACCAAGCGTTGGTTTAGTCCGGTGCTGTCCTGAACAGTTAAGAGCAGGTGCCTGGGAAAGGCTATAAGAACAGGTCTGCATccagtccttttttccagcaactggtggcctggaaacttcctcagccagaggtgctggcccaaaagcttttgtatttgtccTTCCGGAGGCGCACGCAGTGTGTGGGACTCAGGCACGTGGTGGGCTGACAACATTAGGGttccttgcttggtttttctgttcttcctctgacaacatgggatttggggttttttggcctcTGCTAAGCAATGAACTTAGGCTTTTGTGGAAGCCTCTGTTGGAATTGTCGGTCTCATTCCTGATGGTTAGCTCGCAGCCTCTCGCGgtgtttgtaaatttaagatttggatttttcctccaaatgcctGAAACCAGCTGCTGTGAGGATCCTCTGACATTTTACTCTCCTGCCATTCgtcttcctgtgatctttcagcagctctttttttcttggcctaaattacagcgatgaagagtggtttttcttttgttttcaacagcaaatacctgcaagaggagagccGTGAAAAAAGACACGTGAAGctgaatgtttcagagtggactgttcacagcatggagccacacgTAAGCGAACActacttgcacttgaaatgtgaactagaactccttgtcacgaagctcttaacgctttctcataaggccaggacttcagagaacagccataagcatcttcttctggtcccacatggggctgcaagtggaccaggaaaccgtgctgggatgaaatctttgcgcagtgcctctccttgctggctgaatactttcttgggttttttttaattgctctgccacgtgaaggtgaatttggctttgcccccatttcacaagtcaaatttcaagtctctttagcagttgtcagagaacgtgggctgcttgtttgcagcccagatcctggcacgtgacaaagcaagggcttgggctgatgtttcttgccaagttaatagtgaaaagcagcaccgaaagcctcgatttaagggatgtcacttcagaaagacactgtagaaacctccagacaccttgcagggaggaagcctgctgtcccttatcagcctgccaggaatttggcttgtaacatccgagcgtaggaagccgaggggagggatgatgtgcagttcctggggtctgttccttgtgttggggagcggttactggggacggtgcaagttcaggagtgtctggttagggtatttttggtaatgggtgctgcttccaagttgcttttccttgaagacagaggcaaattctccatcttctttgcattcattaggaaatccctcagcaatcaaacggaagcgactgcggcgttttcacctgcaaatacgcagattacatctcgAGAGAGAAACcgctgacctttacacaggtgagtgaaggttctaaacagctccagcccctttcgcacagagacaagagccagggaagttacgcagcggctgaggtgtctgctcccagtgagattcctcttgggcgaggtactgcagccagggggtttgtgagatctggccttgggatctttgggagaaatgggtctcaccctttgaccagtgaagacactggttcttttccaaggcagtgctcttctatGAACGTGCTTGTAagctgttgtgtggtcaaggagatctggttttggtggcatgtcaccctcttaggagctgtgcaGGTGAAAGCCAGGTTGTACCGGAAGGGCAAGCGTTGGCGGTTCTTAAAAGGAAGTGTATATTAAGGAAGTAACTGGGTGtttctgcgtattttgtgtctctttctgccatgatgtgtatttaatggatttttcttttcttttcagatccacaTGCCTTATTTCCGCGAGAGGATGGTCTGGGAAATACTccatcaagagctgctgtgaggcaTGCGCTACCAGAGTAACACTGTCATCACCTTTGGGTGACTACCTCTTCTTTTAGTTACTTTTCTACTACCTCATTTGAAATAGCAGCAGGcacacaagtttttctctttaggttaagtagtagtggttaagattgttatttccccccctgcctgcccctattttggagacagtaactctccttgaaattagctaacacaccttaagcgcaagctggaaaggttggtgtcacctgggcaagggaatggttaagaacaaatgctgtgaacttccatcgcagaga
The sequence above is drawn from the Chroicocephalus ridibundus chromosome 6, bChrRid1.1, whole genome shotgun sequence genome and encodes:
- the LOC134518030 gene encoding sentrin-specific protease 2-like codes for the protein MSLQPKREEQVLDVTEAMEREVVAALGKGEPEEIMSSAFNLKVTREDVHTLRNGSWLNDEVINFYMGLVMERSKKAGYPSVHAFSSLFYEKLASGGYRTVRRLTRRVDVFQKDIIFVPINLSLHWALAVIDTRKKTIKYFDSLGQEGGDKICETLLKYLQEESREKRHVKLNVSEWTVHSMEPHEIPQQSNGSDCGVFTCKYADYISREKPLTFTQIHMPYFRERMVWEILHQELL